Proteins co-encoded in one Zootoca vivipara chromosome 3, rZooViv1.1, whole genome shotgun sequence genomic window:
- the LOC118082158 gene encoding nephrocan-like, protein MHLYYLFIRCYGIKEPMAHKFMLQLTFKLVLLGKVLFRKMQLFCLLLLLFYLCRAQTPTCPRKCHCDLAGRVQCYRVGEVPKEIAKTTRGIYISHGKIKHLQITDISRMSALEEFVLTWSGTESVENNTFKALDALRTLELRKNKLRRIPTLLPRSLEVLKLGDNLISVVHESNFEGLQKLRVLDIQSNVILALSVSTLSSLSSLQSLTLDGNNMEYVSGTFYLPNLKYLSMENNKLQSFSGGFFISLCNLLFLNLNGNLLTSTPSDLPTSLLTLKLERNQLKMLNFEDMKQMANLSELFLSENQLTSLEGAEFLSGLTRLELSGNKLQIIPFRLPVTLQKFDCSNNLIERIKAQDFKELHSLKHLFLDNNVVATFEDGALQNCTQLSNLALEQNLLSSIPLRLPRTLARLDLKGNSIQRIKEQELMNLTHLQVLNLRNNNISTIDHSLLKYLPRLRYLYLDNNPWNCTCEFLKTRRVLTAKGIDVKGGQCKAPAESQGESWMSSRKILHLCAHNNLYSLEGEEIGKNTSIDNPSSLRVNMDDYYDYEIY, encoded by the exons ATGCATCTGTATTATCTTTTTATCAGGTGTTACGGTATAAAAGAGCCCATGGCACATAAATTCATGCTGCAGCTCACATTTAAGCTGGTGCTGCTCGGGAAGGTGCTATTtaggaaaatgcagctgttttgCCTTTTACTcctcttgttttatctttgcagAGCTCAAACCCCCACATGCCCTCGGAAATGCCACTGTGACTTGGCAGGGAGAGTGCAGTGCTATAGAGTGGGAGAAGTGCCTAAAGAGATTGCTAAAACTACCAGGGGAATTTACATCAGCCATGGCAAGATCAAACACCTCCAG ATCACTGACATCAGCAGAATGTCTGCCCTTGAAGAATTTGTCCTGACCTGGAGTGGGACAGAATCAGTGGAGAATAACACTTTCAAAGCTCTGGATGCATTAAGGACCTTGGAACTTCGGAAAAATAAACTAAGGCGCATACCTACCTTGCTCCCAAGAAGCCTTGAAGTACTGAAGCTGGGGGACAATTTAATAAGTGTTGTACATGAATCTAATTTTGAAGGTTTACAAAAATTAAGGGTGCTTGACATACAAAGCAATGTGATTTTGGCTCTTTCTGTTAGTACTCTCTCCTCCCTCAGCAGCTTACAGAGTTTGACTTTGGATGGAAATAATATGGAATATGTGTCTGGAACCTTCTACCTACCCAACCTAAAGTATCTCAGTATGGAAAACAATAAGCTGCAATCTTTCTCAGGAGGATTTTTTATATCTCTTTGCAATTTGCTATTTCTCAATTTAAATGGAAATTTATTGACAAGCACCCCTTCAGATCTGCCTACATCTTTATTGACATTGAAGTTAGAGAGAAACCAGCTCAAAATGCTAAATTTTGAAGATATGAAGCAAATGGCAAACTTGTCAGAGCTTTTCCTGTCTGAAAATCAGCTTACATCACTTGAGGGTGCAGAGTTTCTTTCCGGTTTAACTAGACTGGAGTTGTCTGGGAACAAGCTCCAGATAATCCCATTCAGATTACCAGTAACGCTACAGAAATTTGATTGCAGCAATAACCTGATTGAGAGAATAAAGGCGCAAGATTTCAAGGAACTACATAGCCTAAAGCACTTGTTCCTTGACAACAATGTTGTTGCCACATTTGAAGATGGGGCACTTCAGAACTGCACGCAACTGTCTAATCTGGCACTTGAACAAAATCTACTTAGTTCTATTCCATTAAG ACTCCCACGTACACTAGCCAGACTGGATCTGAAAGGAAACAGCATACAAAGAATTAAGGAGCAGGAACTGATGAATTTAACGCACCTGCAGGTTTTAAATCTACGGAACAACAATATATCCACcatagatcacagtctcttgaaaTATTTACCTCGACTCAGATACCTATATCTGGACAACAACCCATGGAATTGCACTTGCGAATTCCTCAAAACCAGAAGGGTGCTCACAGCCAAAGGCATAGATGTTAAAGGAGGACAGTGTAAAGCACCAGCAGAAAGCCAGGGTGAAAGCTGGATGTCTTCAAGAAAGATTCTGCATTTGTGTGCACACAACAATCTGTATTCattagaaggagaagaaataggAAAGAACACAAGCATTGATAATCCCTCCAGTCTCAGAGTAAACATggatgattattatgattatgaaatATATTAA
- the NUS1 gene encoding dehydrodolichyl diphosphate synthase complex subunit NUS1 has product MSVAHELLWRLLHLLLHFQRALFAWFRGWFGGRGSWLSRWRRRAASAAAAVASRALRAPAAVGTGAFAYHRPAAAGRKVVGGGAGGRWRKDGKSLQKLPGHVGLVVVEEEQSYADMASLVVWCMAVGISYVTVYDQEGFFKRNNSKLMDEILKQQQELLNLDCSKYAVKFPNQEKTDQVLNCQSTLNVLSSEDGKTDIVKAAQKFCHLVAQKQKKCTDLDMDVLENLLTSTNGFPDPELILKFGPVDSVLGFLPWQIRLTEIVSLPSHVNVSYEEFFSALRHYSNCEQRVGK; this is encoded by the exons ATGAGTGTCGCGCACGAGCTGCTGTGGCGCCTGCtgcacctcctcctccacttccagCGCGCGCTCTTCGCCTGGTTCCGAGGCTGGTTCGGAGGTCGCGGCTCGTGGCTCAGCCGTTGGCGGCGGCGCGCGGCTTCGGCCGCGGCCGCTGTCGCCTCGCGGGCTCTCCGGGCCCCGGCGGCGGTGGGCACGGGGGCTTTCGCCTACCACAGGCCGGCGGCGGCAGGGCGGAAGGTGGTCGGAGGAGGAGCAGGCGGCCGGTGGCGGAAGGACGGGAAGTCTCTGCAGAAACTGCCGGGCCACGTCGGGCTGGTGGTGGTCGAGGAGGAGCAGAGCTACGCGGACATGGCCAGCCTGGTGGTGTGGTGCATGGCGGTGGGCATCTCCTATGTCACCGTCTACGACCAAGAAG GTTTTTTCAAGAGAAATAATTCAAAGCTAATGGATGAAATcctaaaacagcagcaggaattGTTAAATCTTGACTGTTCCAAATATGCAGTGAAGTTTCCAAATCAAGAAAAAACAGATCAAG ttttaaaTTGCCAATCTACACTGAACGTGCTGTCTTCAGAGGATGGGAAAACAGATATAGTAAAAGCAGCTCAGAAATTTTGCCACTTAGtagcacaaaaacaaaaaaaatgcacagaTCTGGATATGGACGTCTTGGAAAACTTATTAACTA GTACTAATGGCTTTCCTGACCCAGAATTAATATTAAAGTTTGGTCCTGTGGACAGTGTATTAGGATTTCTTCCATGGCAGATCAGATTGACAGAGATTGT TTCTTTGCCTTCACATGTGAACGTCAGTTATGAAGAATTCTTCTCCGCCCTCCGTCACTATTCAAACTGTGAACAGCGCGTGGGAAAATAA